The genomic stretch GTAATTGAGGATGAAGTAAAAACTGCGGAGTATGTGCGTCAAGGTCTGACGGAATGTGGCTATGTCGTAGATTGCGTCCACACCGGGTCAGATGGATTATTCTTGGCTAAGCAGCACGAATATGAGCTGATTATCCTGGATATAAATCTGCCAGAGATGGACGGTTGGCAGGTCCTTGAGTTGTTGCGTCGTAAAAACTGCCCTTCCCGTATCATGATGCTGACGGCGAGAAGCCGGCTGGCGGATAAGGTCCGGGGGCTGGAGAACGGAGCAGATGACTACCTGATCAAGCCATTTGAGTTCCCTGAGCTGCTGGCCCGGGTTCGCGCCTTGATGCGCAGGTCAGATCACCCTGCATCCGTAGAGGTCATTCGCGTCGCTG from Pseudomonas putida encodes the following:
- a CDS encoding heavy metal response regulator transcription factor, whose amino-acid sequence is MRILVIEDEVKTAEYVRQGLTECGYVVDCVHTGSDGLFLAKQHEYELIILDINLPEMDGWQVLELLRRKNCPSRIMMLTARSRLADKVRGLENGADDYLIKPFEFPELLARVRALMRRSDHPASVEVIRVADLELDQSRHRAFRDGQRIDLTTKEFALLHYLMRNTGVVLSRTQIISQVWDMNFDCDTNVVEVSIRRLRAKIDDPFETKLIHTLRGVGYVLEKR